In Streptomyces seoulensis, the following are encoded in one genomic region:
- a CDS encoding carbohydrate ABC transporter permease, protein MSAADTTTPAKVPPPRQAPPPGPPPRPRRPASAKGGTATPWLLLAPCLLILAGVMGYPLVRLVTLSFQKFGQSQLWGFQEPESVGFANFSKVLSDGDFWQVVLRTIGFTVGAVVFTMVLGMLIALLLQRVSGWVKTLINIALVASWGMPVIVATTVFKWLFDADYGILNALVSKLPGVDLIGHNWFASGPEGLAVIMLLVVWGAVPFVVITLSAGLTQVPAELEEAARLDGAGSWGVFRYVTLPVLKPVIVMLTTLSVIWDMGVFPQVFVMRNGHPEAQFQLLTTYSYDRAFVVNDYAQGSAIALITVVLLLGVVAVYMRQMLKIGEVE, encoded by the coding sequence ATGAGTGCCGCAGACACGACCACGCCTGCAAAGGTGCCGCCGCCGCGGCAGGCACCCCCGCCCGGCCCGCCGCCCCGGCCCCGCCGCCCGGCCTCCGCCAAGGGCGGCACCGCCACTCCCTGGCTGCTGCTCGCGCCCTGTCTGCTGATCCTCGCCGGTGTCATGGGCTACCCCCTGGTCCGGCTGGTCACCCTGTCGTTCCAGAAGTTCGGCCAGTCCCAGCTCTGGGGCTTCCAGGAGCCGGAGTCGGTCGGCTTCGCCAACTTCTCCAAGGTGCTGAGCGACGGCGACTTCTGGCAGGTCGTGCTGCGCACCATCGGCTTCACCGTGGGCGCCGTCGTCTTCACGATGGTCCTCGGCATGCTGATCGCCCTGCTGCTCCAGCGGGTCTCCGGCTGGGTGAAGACGCTCATCAACATCGCGCTGGTGGCGAGCTGGGGCATGCCCGTCATCGTCGCCACCACCGTCTTCAAGTGGCTGTTCGACGCCGACTACGGCATCCTCAACGCCCTCGTCAGCAAGCTGCCCGGCGTCGACCTGATCGGCCACAACTGGTTCGCCAGCGGTCCCGAGGGGCTCGCGGTGATCATGCTGCTGGTGGTCTGGGGCGCGGTGCCCTTCGTGGTCATCACCCTCAGCGCCGGACTCACCCAGGTCCCCGCCGAACTGGAGGAGGCCGCCCGGCTGGACGGCGCCGGCTCCTGGGGCGTCTTCCGGTACGTCACGCTGCCGGTGCTCAAGCCGGTGATCGTCATGCTGACGACCCTCTCGGTCATCTGGGACATGGGTGTCTTCCCGCAGGTCTTCGTGATGCGCAACGGCCACCCCGAGGCCCAGTTCCAGCTCCTCACCACCTACTCCTACGACCGCGCCTTCGTGGTCAACGACTACGCCCAGGGCTCCGCCATCGCCCTCATCACCGTGGTGCTGCTGCTCGGCGTCGTCGCCGTCTACATGCGCCAGATGCTCAAGATCGGAGAGGTCGAGTGA
- a CDS encoding carbohydrate ABC transporter permease: MTSTASPARRTSKAGWNILGLLVFATAGFPVYWMLDTAIKPAKDAIDPDPSLLPTGFTLDNFSRAFDIADFWGPVGRSLIVSLSVVLIGVVVGMLAALAISRFAFRGRKIVIVGILAVQMVPLVAMIIPVFLLLNDLHQYDKLTGLIITYLTFILPFTVWTLRGFIVNIPRELEEAAMVDGCSRTGAFIRVVFPLLAPGMVATSVYGFIQAWNEYLYALMLLSQENQTATVWLGNFTTKHGTEYAPMMAGATMMAVPIVVLFLLVQRKMAAGLTAGAVKG; the protein is encoded by the coding sequence GTGACCAGCACGGCTTCCCCCGCCCGCCGGACCTCCAAGGCCGGCTGGAACATCCTCGGCCTCCTCGTCTTCGCCACCGCGGGCTTCCCCGTCTACTGGATGCTCGACACCGCGATCAAGCCGGCCAAGGACGCCATCGACCCCGACCCGAGCCTGCTGCCCACCGGGTTCACCCTGGACAACTTCAGCCGGGCCTTCGACATCGCCGACTTCTGGGGGCCGGTCGGCCGCAGCCTCATCGTCTCGCTGTCCGTGGTCCTCATCGGCGTCGTCGTCGGCATGCTCGCCGCGCTCGCCATCTCCCGGTTCGCCTTCCGGGGCCGGAAGATCGTGATCGTCGGCATCCTCGCGGTGCAGATGGTCCCGCTCGTCGCCATGATCATTCCGGTCTTCCTGCTGCTGAACGACCTGCATCAGTACGACAAGCTCACCGGCCTGATCATCACCTATCTGACCTTCATCCTGCCGTTCACGGTGTGGACCCTGCGCGGCTTCATCGTCAACATCCCGCGCGAGCTGGAGGAGGCGGCCATGGTCGACGGCTGCTCCCGCACCGGCGCCTTCATCCGCGTGGTCTTCCCGCTGCTCGCCCCCGGCATGGTCGCCACCTCGGTCTACGGCTTCATCCAGGCGTGGAACGAGTACCTCTACGCCCTGATGCTGCTCAGCCAGGAGAACCAGACGGCCACCGTCTGGCTCGGCAACTTCACCACCAAGCACGGCACCGAGTACGCCCCGATGATGGCCGGCGCCACCATGATGGCCGTGCCGATCGTCGTGCTGTTCCTCCTCGTCCAGCGCAAGATGGCCGCGGGGCTGACCGCGGGCGCCGTGAAGGGATAA
- a CDS encoding glycoside hydrolase family 3 protein, translating into MTTIARGTDTLTRDALTVLQPGFTGTTAPDWLLRRLGEGLASVGLFGRNIVSPEQLAALTAQLRTERPDVLVAIDEEGGDVTRLEARTGSSFPGNHALGAVDDVELTHAVARELGRRLAACGVHLNWAPSADINSNPDNPVIGVRSFGADTNLVARHTAAYVTGLQSAGVAACTKHFPGHGDTAVDSHHALPRIDVAADVLQDRELAPFRAALAAGTRAVMSAHILVPALDPDRPATLSRPVLTDLLRGELGYQGLIVTDGMEMRAVSGTYGIEHGSVLAVAAGADAICVGGGLADDETVRRLRDALVGAVRSGELPEERLADAARRVRELAAWTANGTTGDTAPDPEAGLRAARRALTVTGGEAFTPLTEAPYVAAFTPVANIAVGDETPWGVAAELSALLPGTLTGSFTGDSAGPDALAAAGERRLVAVVRDEHRHPWMAKALTTLLTARPDTVVVEMGVPQSPPRGHLHLATHGAARVCGRAAAEVIAGV; encoded by the coding sequence ATGACGACAATCGCCCGCGGTACGGACACCCTGACGCGCGACGCGCTCACCGTCCTCCAGCCCGGCTTCACCGGCACCACCGCCCCCGACTGGCTGCTGCGCCGGCTCGGCGAGGGCCTCGCCTCGGTCGGCCTGTTCGGCCGCAACATCGTCTCGCCCGAGCAACTGGCCGCGCTGACAGCCCAGTTGCGTACCGAGCGGCCCGACGTGCTGGTGGCCATCGACGAGGAGGGCGGCGACGTCACCCGGCTGGAGGCCCGTACCGGCTCCTCCTTCCCCGGCAACCACGCCCTCGGCGCGGTGGACGACGTGGAGCTGACCCACGCCGTCGCCCGCGAACTCGGCCGCCGGCTCGCCGCCTGCGGGGTGCACCTCAACTGGGCGCCCTCCGCCGACATCAACTCCAACCCCGACAACCCGGTCATCGGCGTCCGCTCCTTCGGCGCCGACACCAATCTGGTCGCCCGGCACACCGCCGCCTATGTCACCGGCCTCCAGTCCGCGGGCGTCGCGGCGTGCACCAAGCACTTCCCGGGCCACGGCGACACCGCCGTCGACTCCCACCACGCGCTGCCCCGCATCGACGTGGCCGCCGACGTGCTCCAGGACCGCGAACTCGCGCCCTTCCGCGCCGCCCTCGCGGCCGGCACCCGCGCGGTGATGAGCGCCCATATCCTGGTCCCCGCGCTGGACCCGGACCGCCCCGCGACCCTCTCCCGGCCGGTCCTCACCGACCTGCTGCGCGGCGAACTCGGCTACCAGGGGCTGATCGTCACCGACGGCATGGAGATGCGCGCCGTCTCCGGCACCTACGGCATCGAGCACGGCAGCGTCCTCGCCGTAGCGGCCGGCGCCGACGCCATCTGCGTGGGCGGCGGCCTCGCCGACGACGAGACGGTACGGCGGCTGCGCGACGCCCTGGTGGGCGCCGTGCGCTCCGGCGAACTCCCCGAGGAACGCCTCGCGGACGCGGCCCGCCGGGTGCGCGAACTGGCCGCCTGGACGGCGAACGGCACAACCGGGGACACCGCCCCCGACCCCGAGGCCGGACTGCGCGCCGCTCGCCGGGCCCTGACGGTGACCGGCGGCGAGGCGTTCACGCCGCTCACCGAGGCGCCCTATGTCGCCGCCTTCACCCCGGTCGCCAACATCGCGGTGGGCGACGAGACCCCCTGGGGCGTCGCCGCCGAGCTGTCCGCGCTGCTGCCGGGCACCCTCACCGGAAGCTTCACCGGCGACTCGGCCGGCCCCGACGCCCTCGCGGCGGCGGGGGAGCGCAGGCTGGTCGCGGTGGTCCGGGACGAACACCGGCACCCCTGGATGGCGAAGGCCCTGACCACGCTCCTGACCGCCCGCCCCGACACCGTGGTGGTCGAGATGGGCGTCCCCCAGTCCCCGCCCCGGGGCCACCTCCACCTCGCCACCCACGGCGCGGCCCGCGTCTGCGGCCGGGCCGCGGCGGAGGTCATCGCGGGGGTGTGA
- the nagB gene encoding glucosamine-6-phosphate deaminase, translated as MEVVIVPDAAAGGELIAESMAQLLRRKPDALLGVATGSTPLPVYQALAARVRAGAVDTHRARIAQLDEYVGLPADHPESYRSVLRREVLEPLGIPMDAFTGPDGTADDVQAACEEYDRALAAAGGVDLQLLGIGTDGHIGFNEPCSSLASRTRIKTLTEQTRIDNARFFDGDIAQVPHHVITQGIGTILEARHLVLLATGEGKADAVAATVEGPVAAICPASALQLHPHATVVADEAAASKLKLADYFRNTYAHKPEWQGL; from the coding sequence GTGGAAGTTGTCATCGTCCCGGACGCCGCGGCGGGCGGCGAGCTGATAGCCGAATCCATGGCCCAGCTGCTCCGCCGCAAGCCCGACGCCCTGCTCGGGGTGGCCACCGGCTCCACCCCGCTGCCCGTCTACCAGGCCCTCGCGGCCAGGGTGCGCGCGGGCGCGGTGGACACCCACCGGGCCAGGATCGCCCAGCTCGACGAGTACGTGGGGCTGCCCGCCGACCACCCCGAGTCCTACCGCTCGGTGCTGCGCCGCGAGGTGCTGGAGCCGCTCGGCATCCCCATGGACGCGTTCACCGGCCCGGACGGCACCGCCGACGACGTGCAGGCGGCGTGCGAGGAGTACGACCGGGCGCTCGCCGCGGCCGGGGGCGTGGACCTCCAGCTCCTCGGCATCGGCACGGACGGGCACATCGGGTTCAACGAGCCGTGCTCCTCGCTCGCCTCGCGCACCCGGATCAAGACGCTGACCGAGCAGACCCGGATCGACAACGCCCGCTTCTTCGACGGCGACATCGCCCAGGTCCCGCATCACGTGATCACCCAGGGCATCGGCACCATCCTGGAGGCCCGGCACCTGGTGCTGCTCGCCACCGGCGAGGGCAAGGCGGACGCGGTCGCGGCCACCGTCGAGGGCCCGGTCGCGGCGATCTGCCCCGCCTCCGCCCTCCAGCTGCACCCGCACGCCACGGTGGTCGCCGACGAGGCCGCCGCCTCCAAGCTGAAGCTCGCGGACTACTTCCGCAACACCTACGCCCACAAGCCGGAGTGGCAGGGCCTGTAG